The window AGAATTGATTCCAGATGACAAATCTGTATCAATGTCCCTCGGAGGGCCACTGTAGTTAGAAAGTAAGTTCTGTATATCCTTCCCTGAATCATAACCCCTCGACAACAAGGCATCAGGTGCCAATCCATCAATATTACCAGTGAACGGAAGACTATTCTGTGTGTGCGACTGAACATCAGTTTCCAACCCATTTAATGGAAAATTTTGTTGGAGACTACCCGTATCCTGGCAATATGATGTCGCAGTAGATGCAGCATCCAAACGATCAGTAGCAGTACCCTTGTATTTAGGCTGTTCAGTTGGTTTAGAGTTGGGGAATTCGTGTTTCATCCTAATATCGATCTTGTTATGAGTTTCTTGGGCCAAATTATTGGTATGGTGGACTGTAGAATTATCTAGCAAAGTTGTCGGCCCAGTTTGATACCTGTTAAAGAAGTTTGATTGTGAAGCCTGAAAATTATTCTTCGAAGGTGATGTTGAACATGATGGGGCATCCCCCTCCACACGTCCCCTGATATTTTCAAGTGGAGATTTATGTTGGAACTGATTGATGGGTTGGACTGAAGAAGATCCTGGAAAGGCGCTAATATTTACTTTTGGTGGTAGACAGAGATTTTGGTCATGCTGGTTTTGTTGCAATTGTTGTTTTGGGGGACATTGAGCTTCCAACGAGGGATTTAACGGGGATGACAACTGCTGCTGTTGATGCTGCTGTTGTAGTTTCTGTAGAAGTTGCAGTTGCATTTGCTGATCCGAAAGATTTTGTTGAGAAAATTGTTGCATTTGTGGCTTTTGTTGCTGCAACACTGGTAATGAAGCTTGTTGCAATTGCAACTGCTGCTGTTGTTGTCTCTGCAAGAGGCTAGATTGTTGGTCAACGGGTATTGGGAAAACCAAGTCCTGTGTCATTGACGTCACGGGAAATGTAGTTCTGTGAACCAATGAATCATTTTGCTGCAAATGCACATTTCCAGTCAATATCTGTTGCTGTTGAAGCTGAGGATACACTCCCATTTGATGTGAATTTTGGTTTGCTGCCTGATCCAAAGTGACAACATTCGTCACAGGAGGCAGCAGCATAGGTTGTGGTAGCCGCTGCTGCTGCAACTGTTGCAGTGTGTGCTGAAGGAGCTGTGGCTGAGGTTGCTGCAACGGCTGCTGCTGCCTCGGTTGTGGCTGCTGCGTGTTTGTAGGAGACTGCAACATTTGCTGGACTTGTTGCTGTTGGCCAACTTGTAGATTCGGAAGATTCCCCTTACCGGGTGGAAGATTATGTGAAGCTAAAGATGggttttgaaaattcaaaagtttTGTGTGGTCATCGATGCTAAGGTTACCTTGTGGAACAGATGAATTGGGAAATAAGCCCGCTTGATTGCCGGACAATTGATTATTCTGTTGCATGCTCATCCATTGGACTAGACTAAGGCCCGGAAATATCGAGCTTGATGCATCTTTTATGCCAAAATCTTCTGCAAGCCAGGGCATGCCTcgcttgaaaatattttccataTCAAGTTCATCATCtgattccaatattttggtTATCAGGAAAAAAAGAATAGACACCGGCGCACCGCGATAAATTAAATTGTCACCACATATGCATGTACCTGGAAAACTTGGATGTTTGGGGAACTTGGGTCTGAAAAAGGGAGGCGGGCAAATGTAGAAGGGAGTAACAACAGGTTCGACTTCCCATATAGAGATTCGACCAGGACGTTCTCCAGCAGTTGATTCATCCCATCCAACCTATCATTAACAAAATTTCATGTCGAGAAAGAAATTAAATGTTGTACAAAACACatgaaaaaaattctaataaaataaataacaattatcatgaaattttaatttaataatttaaaacgaatgaaaaattcaaacatattaaaatatatttaccacATAgactgaaaattttaattttgaaattaattttcaggtcaacaatattttttttaccaacATTTTattagattaatttaaaatttcttttcaaaatatacTAATTCTTTCTTATAATTACCATTTATTCATATTATATAACGTATATAATAtatcttaaatatattatatataatataatgtattacaaatattatacaaaatagagatgttaaaaatcaaatcaagCGAAGTTAAACcgatttaataatatatatatatatatataataattgaaaaaaaatgataaaatagatctttttgtatattattttgaaaaaataataataacaacaatatgTGATTAACAAACTTTTTATAAAGGGTTTTCTGCTATGTAGGCATTTCAACCTGCTGAAATGGAAACTAATGGCATCGAGCACATATTTGAAGAACAGGAAAAACTACCTGAAGATTTCGCCACTGCGAATTTTTCCAGCGCACAGAATCCATATCGCTTATTCCAGTAACTGTACCCATGTATCGGCGCACTCCTGACTCCTCAGTCTCAAACATCATCCTAAATCTCATACCCAGGGAAACTTGTGTGTACATTGCTTTATTATACTTGGCTAACGGAATCACGAACTCCGAAGGGCTAGCCCTGTCAATATCGAATAAATATGCCACGAGAATTATGAAAAAGTAGGTTTTCAAGTATAGTAATGtaatatatcaaattcaaaattcattacCTTGGATTATAGAATATAGTGAATGGACTGTTATTCGCAGCAGCATGTGCAGCAGCAGCAAGAATACCAATATGCATGCTATCACTAGATATAACAGATGAAGAAAGTGCCGGTTGCTGCCTATTAGCTCGCCGAATACCAAGGAGAAGCTGTGACTTTTCGTCCCTAAGTTGTCATTTGGAAATCTTTATTATGGAAGTGATAATATTTTGTCacaaattgtttaaaatattaacataCTTTATGAAAAGAACAGCATCACCAGCTATAAGTCTTTTCGAGCTCACAAACACACTCCAACCTGTCGTCAACAAGTGTCTTTTCGGTTGACCTGGTACCAACCATAAACAGTATGTCTGAACATTTTTTGGAGCTTTTTATCGATGCCAAACAAAAAATACATGGAACGCACGTAGAGATCTCTAACATAGAATACCTCGATAAATATGTCTGAATGTCCAATTTTGGTCATGCAAATCTCTAGCAGACAGCTCCTGTGCAGGAGGTTGCATTGAGAAATCCTACAAAACAGCTTTTCCATTACAAACAGAACGGGGTGAAATCTACTCACTGCATATTAAACTTTACATAACAAGTGCCAATATATAATAGCACATACAAGAGGTGGAAAGATCTTCTCAGCTGCCCGACGAGGAACAGAAAACCCACCGTGAGTGCTTGTATCACTTGCTGTCAGATTTTTGCAGAAAAACTCGGCAGGTTGTCTATTGTGCTTTAGCCCAATATCAGATACAAGTAATGCTTCCTGGTCATACTGTAAGATACAAGTCGGACTATTTTCAGACTGATTATTTCATCCTATCGGCCATAACAATGTGGGTGAAAATTCAACAAGTCCTTACAATTGTAGGTAAAAAACCATTCAGCAAGTTGAGTTGACCATTTTTGTAAAACGAAAATAAAGACTCTTGCATGTGCCAGAAGACATGCAATATCATGTAATGATActccataaaatattatttaaaattgaaaataaacagGATAAAATAGGCAACAGACCTTATTCACAGGTTGAAGAGTCATCTGTGCATAGACCTCATCAGTTTCAGCATCAGCCtgttaataaatacatcatcaaacatcaaataaataatttaaggcACAAGCATTTATCATATCGAGCATGAACACAGAAACGAAGGTTATCTATTCAGGGATAAAGCATCAATTATAAGAATTTAATGTGAGATGTATAACAAATCATACATGTAAGGTGACATTCTGCAGCATGCAAATCAACTTCGGAGGAAGATTAGGATAACTTGGGATGCCATCTGTCTCTTTCTGCATCGATGCTGCCACCTGTTGCCGCAAAAGAATTCTTCCATTGGAAACTAAAAATGTCATGGAATTTCAATAAGTGGAGACATGAAACATACTTGTTCGCTGTGACCTTGAGGAAAATAGACCACATGGCTTCCAACAGGAGGCAAAGCAACCAACGGACCGGCACACGCGTGCCACAACTCTGAATTGATAATCTTTTTATCCCCTGTTTTGATTAAAACATATACAATGAAACATAAAACAGAGACACATCCAAGTCTCTGGTCGACATAAAACATAATCTTCTGTGTTTTTAttccatttgatttttttttcttttttttttttgccttggACCAAACCTTGATCGTGAAAGTCCTTTGTTGAAAGTTGAACTTCATGAGTTCCAATTAGTAAGGGCGCTCAAGTGCATTTTCCAAGTAGGGAAACTTGTCTTTTAGTTCCTTTTTTAACACCAATTTAGCTATAATCATCTCTCAAAGTTCCAGCCTAAAAGGTGCATACATGAAACAGTGAAGTACCAGAACACACTAGCAATAAAAATGTTCAGATGTCTGGCTGGTCTGTTCAAATTTCCCTTCAGTCCAAAGACTATATGCAGCATCGCACATGAAATCGTTCCTAGCCCCCAAAATCCAAATCCTAGTTGGGAGCTAATGCATATAATAAGTTAATAACAAGAAATTACACCGAATGGATCTAATTCGctttcaccagaaaaattattgaaagaaaTGGATTTCCTCATCTTTTTCTCATTGTTTCCAGTTTTATCTTTCTGATGTGCGCAACGATCATTAAAGTAGAGGTAACTAACTTAATCCGTATTGCAAGGATTATCCAAgtgttttatcttttatttatctGAAAATCAGCCAAGAAGATGAATCCAGAGTCATGCGACAgcaaaaaattacaatttcagCCCTTAAATCTCCATCCAATTCCACGTCAAAGCACACGAAACTTGTTCTACCAAACATAGAGAAACCAAGACAGTTTATCCACAGGTAATTATGACAAAATACTGATAAAAGTTAAAATTCAATCTTAATGCATGATTTGCAAGTTTATGAACCAATAAGTTCTTGAACTTTCCTTTCACACGATTAAAGAATTTGCAAATTCCAAGAAACACTTCAGCTTTTCAGCATAAAAGTGAGAGTAAAGCACAAAACGAGAAAATGTTTGGGTCATTAAAAAAAGGAAAACGAAAGAGATGTTATTGAGCCAATGCATAAGAAGAACACACCTTCTCCAGAATTTGCCACAAATCCACCTGAAGGAATCTTCATTGTCAAAATTTTGCTCTTTACTCTGCAGAATTTAACTCTTTTCACCCAAAATTTCTTCTTCCCTCAGTGCCGCATCCACCAACTTCTGCTTCAATTCAAAAAAACTGTCGTTTCCGAACAACTCGAGCAGGTTAATTCAAAGAGTCTAAACTTTTCAGCAAGTGATTTCCTCTCAAACAACCAAAACTACACGAAGATCGCCTTTTCTCATAACTGCATAATGAATCTTCCAAACCCAACAAAGATTAAATTAAACCGGGCAGATATTGTTCAAAGATTGACTGAAAAACCAGTATATCTTATCCTTTTCTTATTTCCAAAACTNaaaaaaaaaaaaaaaaaaaaaactggaaGTACGGTGACTTTCCGGGATATCGGCGGGCATATatgtcaagaaaatattttgaacaacTTTTCTTCAGTTGTCAAACCTCCCAAAAAAGAGCGAGCCCATTAAACATCGAAGGTCACTGTACAGTCTCAGGTCCCAAAAAATCTTGAAACTGGTAGTCCTGAAAAAATGGAAAACCTAACCCACAAGGTGATGACAGAAATCCAGGCACGGCGGAGCAGCGGGGAACAAGGCGGCCAAAAAATCAGAAGCTAATGAAAGTAGAGCTTCTTAAAGCAAAAAGTATACTGAATGGAAACTGCCTCGAAGTCTTAGTATTTGTTTATATCACACTAACATAGTCCAGCTGTAATGGATCACACTATATCATAGATTTTTAATATAGATTACTATGTTGGGTTGTGGAAAGAGAAGGCCGACATACAGGGTTGAAGAATATGAGGAATCATACGATCGGGGTGAGGATTTACTTGAACTAAATATCCCACGCGATCACTGAGACTCCCCAATTCAAGATTATCTGCCTTTTGGTTTTTACTTTTTTTCGCTCGATCAAGCGAACCCTGGTTTATTGTCTGGAGTTGTAAAACGAGCCTGACAGCCCGCCAATACGGTATATATGTTAGAAAACTTCTCCAACCCGTCGCGAGTTGCGTGTTAAGTGAGTCAACTCTccaaaaatgaaataattattaataatcaattaaaaatacaaaaacaacctcaatatttgacatttcaaacaaaaatattagtatatattatcattaattaagCCCAAATATAATGAACTagctatatataatttaaataaacgaaattcttgtttagttttttaaaaaaattctgtgAACTATACTTTATTATTCATCGCTTAAATTATTAGTTTTAAATATGAAACATTGCTtagatttaagattttaatgtCAGATGCTTGTAAATCATCCACTTTaccaaattaatttaaatcaagAAAGGAAGCA of the Primulina huaijiensis isolate GDHJ02 chromosome 1, ASM1229523v2, whole genome shotgun sequence genome contains:
- the LOC140984607 gene encoding auxin response factor 19 isoform X2, translating into MQPPAQELSARDLHDQNWTFRHIYRGQPKRHLLTTGWSVFVSSKRLIAGDAVLFIKDEKSQLLLGIRRANRQQPALSSSVISSDSMHIGILAAAAHAAANNSPFTIFYNPRASPSEFVIPLAKYNKAMYTQVSLGMRFRMMFETEESGVRRYMGTVTGISDMDSVRWKNSQWRNLQVGWDESTAGERPGRISIWEVEPVVTPFYICPPPFFRPKFPKHPSFPDDELDMENIFKRGMPWLAEDFGIKDASSSIFPGLSLVQWMSMQQNNQLSGNQAGLFPNSSVPQGNLSIDDHTKLLNFQNPSLASHNLPPGKGNLPNLQVGQQQQVQQMLQSPTNTQQPQPRQQQPLQQPQPQLLQHTLQQLQQQRLPQPMLLPPVTNVVTLDQAANQNSHQMGVYPQLQQQQILTGNVHLQQNDSLVHRTTFPVTSMTQDLVFPIPVDQQSSLLQRQQQQQLQLQQASLPVLQQQKPQMQQFSQQNLSDQQMQLQLLQKLQQQHQQQQLSSPLNPSLEAQCPPKQQLQQNQHDQNLCLPPKVNISAFPGSSSVQPINQFQHKSPLENIRGRVEGDAPSCSTSPSKNNFQASQSNFFNRYQTGPTTLLDNSTVHHTNNLAQETHNKIDIRMKHEFPNSKPTEQPKYKGTATDRLDAASTATSYCQDTGSLQQNFPLNGLETDVQSHTQNSLPFTGNIDGLAPDALLSRGYDSGKDIQNLLSNYSGPPRDIDTDLSSGINSQSFGLPYISFKPGCSNEVAINESAVLNGGLWSNQAPRMRTYAKVQKRGSVGRTVDVTRYKGYDELRHDLARMFGIEGLLEDPQRTEWKLVYVDHENDILLVGDDPWEEFVSCVQSIKILSSAEVQQMSLDGDLGQMPIPNQACSRTDSGNAWRGQYDNNSATSFNR
- the LOC140984607 gene encoding auxin response factor 19 isoform X1, with translation MKIPSGGFVANSGEGDKKIINSELWHACAGPLVALPPVGSHVVYFPQGHSEQVAASMQKETDGIPSYPNLPPKLICMLQNVTLHADAETDEVYAQMTLQPVNKYDQEALLVSDIGLKHNRQPAEFFCKNLTASDTSTHGGFSVPRRAAEKIFPPLDFSMQPPAQELSARDLHDQNWTFRHIYRGQPKRHLLTTGWSVFVSSKRLIAGDAVLFIKDEKSQLLLGIRRANRQQPALSSSVISSDSMHIGILAAAAHAAANNSPFTIFYNPRASPSEFVIPLAKYNKAMYTQVSLGMRFRMMFETEESGVRRYMGTVTGISDMDSVRWKNSQWRNLQVGWDESTAGERPGRISIWEVEPVVTPFYICPPPFFRPKFPKHPSFPDDELDMENIFKRGMPWLAEDFGIKDASSSIFPGLSLVQWMSMQQNNQLSGNQAGLFPNSSVPQGNLSIDDHTKLLNFQNPSLASHNLPPGKGNLPNLQVGQQQQVQQMLQSPTNTQQPQPRQQQPLQQPQPQLLQHTLQQLQQQRLPQPMLLPPVTNVVTLDQAANQNSHQMGVYPQLQQQQILTGNVHLQQNDSLVHRTTFPVTSMTQDLVFPIPVDQQSSLLQRQQQQQLQLQQASLPVLQQQKPQMQQFSQQNLSDQQMQLQLLQKLQQQHQQQQLSSPLNPSLEAQCPPKQQLQQNQHDQNLCLPPKVNISAFPGSSSVQPINQFQHKSPLENIRGRVEGDAPSCSTSPSKNNFQASQSNFFNRYQTGPTTLLDNSTVHHTNNLAQETHNKIDIRMKHEFPNSKPTEQPKYKGTATDRLDAASTATSYCQDTGSLQQNFPLNGLETDVQSHTQNSLPFTGNIDGLAPDALLSRGYDSGKDIQNLLSNYSGPPRDIDTDLSSGINSQSFGLPYISFKPGCSNEVAINESAVLNGGLWSNQAPRMRTYAKVQKRGSVGRTVDVTRYKGYDELRHDLARMFGIEGLLEDPQRTEWKLVYVDHENDILLVGDDPWEEFVSCVQSIKILSSAEVQQMSLDGDLGQMPIPNQACSRTDSGNAWRGQYDNNSATSFNR